One part of the Arcanobacterium phocisimile genome encodes these proteins:
- a CDS encoding ribonuclease H family protein codes for MNFSQQPSLFSDFPDIDGQLSADVEESALDSLGEVSHDTGFTPPPGARETQIGKQVGRPSSSYDLVIATDGACSGNPGPGGWAFVDQTAGYAVSGGAHQTTNNIMELTAMLHALRYAGPEVDLLLRVDSKYVIDSMTKWAVGWRKRGWRKADGKPVLNRELIEAIVDLYEARSGKTDVEWVRGHNGDPGNDLADRLAVEQSNAHK; via the coding sequence ATGAATTTTTCACAGCAGCCTTCATTATTTTCGGACTTTCCAGATATCGACGGGCAATTATCTGCCGACGTCGAGGAATCAGCTCTCGACTCATTGGGGGAAGTTTCTCACGATACGGGTTTCACGCCTCCTCCGGGCGCTCGCGAAACGCAGATCGGAAAACAGGTCGGGCGCCCTTCGTCGTCGTACGATTTGGTCATCGCAACTGATGGTGCGTGTTCGGGAAACCCTGGGCCTGGCGGGTGGGCGTTCGTGGACCAAACAGCAGGTTATGCGGTTTCTGGCGGCGCTCACCAGACCACGAACAATATTATGGAGCTCACTGCGATGCTTCACGCATTGCGTTATGCCGGGCCGGAGGTCGATCTGTTGCTGCGTGTCGATTCGAAATACGTGATCGACTCGATGACGAAATGGGCTGTAGGTTGGCGCAAGCGCGGATGGCGCAAAGCCGATGGTAAACCCGTTCTCAATCGAGAGCTAATCGAGGCGATCGTTGACCTTTACGAAGCACGAAGCGGGAAAACCGACGTTGAATGGGTGCGCGGGCACAATGGAGATCCGGGAAATGATCTCGCTGACCGGCTCGCTGTAGAGCAATCCAACGCCCACAAGTAA
- a CDS encoding SprT-like domain-containing protein — protein MDIDQARALAQELMAFHGLTGWSFAFDRAKRRAGAAHFDRKQITLSRALTEASDDDAVRDTILHEIAHVLVGPGHGHDRLWQETCVRIGGSGQVRLRNAPHIPGAWVGVCPAGHRVERFRRPSRPLSCAICHPRAFSADHEFVWRRREQ, from the coding sequence GTGGATATTGATCAGGCGCGCGCACTAGCCCAAGAACTCATGGCGTTTCATGGGCTGACTGGCTGGTCGTTCGCATTCGACCGAGCGAAGCGGCGCGCCGGCGCAGCGCATTTTGATCGCAAGCAGATCACGTTGTCGCGTGCACTGACTGAAGCCTCAGACGACGACGCCGTACGCGACACTATTCTTCACGAAATCGCCCATGTGCTTGTTGGTCCGGGTCACGGTCACGATCGGCTTTGGCAGGAAACATGTGTGCGGATTGGCGGTTCTGGGCAGGTGCGGTTGCGCAATGCGCCGCATATTCCGGGAGCCTGGGTTGGCGTGTGTCCGGCGGGGCATCGCGTTGAACGTTTCCGTCGGCCGAGCCGGCCACTGAGTTGCGCAATATGCCATCCGCGAGCGTTTTCCGCCGACCACGAGTTTGTGTGGCGTCGGCGCGAACAGTAG
- a CDS encoding S-ribosylhomocysteine lyase, translating into MPKMNVESFNLDHRFVDAPYVRIADVKHLPHGDTLTKYDVRFTQPNQAHLQMPAIHSIEHSFAEYVRNHADDVVDFSPMGCQTGFYLIRAHEPDLEGTLDLIEITFRDILNASEVPAANEVQCGWGVHHSLPDAQAAITAMLAQRTNWENVQ; encoded by the coding sequence ATGCCTAAAATGAACGTCGAGTCGTTCAATCTGGACCATCGTTTTGTTGATGCGCCCTACGTGCGTATTGCTGACGTTAAGCACTTACCACACGGCGATACTTTAACTAAGTACGATGTGCGATTTACCCAACCTAACCAGGCACACCTGCAGATGCCTGCGATACACTCCATCGAGCATTCTTTTGCTGAGTATGTACGCAACCATGCCGACGACGTCGTCGACTTCTCCCCCATGGGTTGCCAAACCGGTTTCTATCTTATTCGAGCACATGAGCCCGATCTCGAGGGCACACTTGATCTCATCGAAATAACTTTCCGTGACATTCTCAACGCATCGGAAGTACCCGCTGCGAATGAGGTGCAATGTGGATGGGGAGTGCATCATAGTTTGCCCGATGCTCAAGCTGCAATTACCGCCATGCTGGCACAGCGCACTAACTGGGAGAACGTCCAGTAA
- the mtnN gene encoding 5'-methylthioadenosine/S-adenosylhomocysteine nucleosidase, whose protein sequence is MKNIDALVISAMPEEMAPFLELIQTYNPKPAQSPIGTFYLASRGSTRMALMVTGVGMSACSSALGWALSQVAPKIIVSIGSAGGLARDSRVGQVVVGDEYINGGADGTVFGYARGQVPGQPASFTGDTHMLDSVREVMASVADSFSIRIGQMLSSDAFVTERNVTDTREAFPYGLSADMESHAAAQVAHTWGIPFVSIRGISDLCGDPDDQNISFHAELSDVARRAAAVACQTLQHSKYISLTRCTTQQFSQTILTGALYMMLARRYNLDAGDTSILGDYNLSAESPDIDKFDPDIIQVILGQVAAGKELAQTEPNSALTAKDYDRLRTEFIERLPEDLRIGTFTWPPTSQTIIKRFDGYWNEALSAIGLVPRQGRSRGGIKYSEEDYQTAILAYKRHAAAHDSQPSFAGYSAFAKSGPLAGKIPSGAAVRQHYGSWTNALNSVSADS, encoded by the coding sequence ATGAAAAACATCGACGCCCTCGTCATCTCCGCAATGCCCGAGGAAATGGCGCCTTTCCTCGAACTGATTCAAACATATAATCCAAAGCCGGCACAATCACCGATCGGTACGTTCTACCTTGCATCGCGCGGCTCGACGCGGATGGCACTTATGGTCACTGGTGTAGGCATGAGTGCATGTTCTTCAGCACTTGGCTGGGCACTATCCCAAGTAGCACCAAAAATTATCGTTTCAATCGGTTCGGCTGGTGGGTTGGCTCGCGATTCACGCGTTGGACAGGTCGTTGTAGGCGATGAGTATATCAATGGAGGCGCAGACGGCACTGTTTTCGGATACGCACGCGGGCAGGTGCCCGGACAGCCAGCCTCATTTACTGGCGATACACATATGCTCGATTCAGTCCGTGAAGTCATGGCCTCCGTCGCCGATTCTTTTTCGATTCGAATCGGCCAAATGCTCTCTTCAGACGCTTTTGTCACCGAACGAAACGTGACAGATACTCGCGAAGCTTTCCCTTACGGTCTCAGTGCTGATATGGAATCACATGCGGCTGCCCAAGTTGCGCATACGTGGGGAATTCCGTTCGTTTCCATCCGAGGCATCTCTGATTTATGCGGAGATCCCGACGATCAAAACATTTCATTCCACGCTGAATTATCAGATGTGGCCAGGCGCGCAGCGGCAGTTGCTTGCCAAACATTACAACATAGCAAATATATTTCACTAACCCGCTGCACTACGCAACAATTTTCCCAAACAATTCTCACAGGCGCGTTATATATGATGCTAGCTCGCCGATATAACCTCGACGCTGGCGATACAAGCATTCTTGGTGACTACAACCTGAGTGCCGAGAGCCCCGACATTGATAAATTTGATCCGGATATTATTCAGGTGATCCTTGGCCAGGTTGCCGCAGGCAAAGAGCTTGCTCAAACTGAACCAAATTCGGCATTAACTGCCAAAGATTATGATCGGTTACGGACAGAGTTCATTGAGAGACTTCCAGAAGATCTCCGAATTGGAACATTCACCTGGCCACCTACCTCGCAAACCATTATCAAACGTTTTGATGGATACTGGAACGAAGCCTTAAGCGCTATTGGCCTTGTTCCTCGGCAAGGTCGCAGCCGTGGGGGAATCAAGTATTCTGAGGAAGATTATCAAACAGCAATTCTCGCATATAAGCGTCATGCCGCAGCTCATGATTCCCAGCCCTCTTTTGCCGGATATTCTGCGTTCGCAAAATCCGGCCCGTTAGCCGGAAAAATACCTTCGGGTGCCGCAGTGCGCCAACATTACGGTTCGTGGACGAACGCATTGAATTCTGTATCGGCAGATAGTTAA
- a CDS encoding S9 family peptidase, translating into MNTELTHAPRLAKKPITRSFHGDDVVDNYEWIRQDSDPAVIAHIEAENAWADARTAHLAPLREQLVSEFAQHTKEDDVSVPVREGKYWYWSRTYEGKSYPAVYRCPALGCGSGVADIPDVESVQSQLLYDANVLAQGKDFFNIGVSSVSPDGELLALGVDNAGNEQFDVRISVIDGDRTIDESLQGVGYGLVWSKDSTRVYYVRNDDSWRPYQVWMHVIGHNVDDDVLIYQDDDELFWVGIDASRDGSWLVIQSESKLTAEVHLYSTQSPERSFMVAQRRNGLHYTVEPAGDCLLIVHNLDNEDFDLAVAPVGPSEPDTWQPIYRAQSGQRLSEVIAFKDFAVLNMRDGGAMQLRALKRVESARAETPAGADPILDEQGYAGPGASPENWQDAVVLPTEELATLNFYGNEMWDAREVGFIIESVLTPDTFQRWSLDTGEIVSVKQTEVPHYDASKFVQYRQWVTAEDGAQIPMTIVHRADLQKDGTSPGIIYGYGSYEISNDPWFSPTILSALERGVVYAIAHIRGGGEMGRSWYENGKMLTKRNTFTDFVSCARWMADSGLVDSERLAAEGGSAGGLLMGAVTNLAPDAFRVVHAIVPFVDALTTILNPELPLTVTEWEEWGNPIESAEVYHYMKSYTPYENIAAVQYPAILASTSLNDIRVSYIEPTKWVQALRDTVTNDEIERPILQRTEMVAGHGGGSGRYKKWEERAGQLAFIFDHIGVN; encoded by the coding sequence ATGAATACTGAACTGACGCATGCGCCACGCTTGGCGAAGAAACCAATTACGCGCTCGTTTCATGGTGATGATGTGGTGGATAACTACGAGTGGATTCGCCAGGATTCCGACCCAGCAGTTATTGCACATATTGAGGCCGAAAATGCGTGGGCTGATGCGCGCACGGCGCATCTGGCTCCATTACGTGAACAACTGGTGAGCGAATTTGCTCAGCACACCAAGGAAGACGATGTCTCGGTCCCAGTGCGTGAAGGTAAATATTGGTATTGGAGCCGAACATATGAAGGAAAATCGTATCCGGCTGTCTATCGATGCCCGGCACTTGGCTGTGGTTCTGGGGTGGCAGATATTCCAGATGTTGAAAGCGTCCAATCCCAGCTACTTTATGACGCTAATGTTTTAGCGCAAGGCAAAGATTTCTTTAATATCGGGGTTTCTTCAGTATCACCAGATGGGGAGTTATTAGCCCTCGGAGTAGATAATGCAGGTAACGAACAGTTCGACGTGCGTATCTCAGTTATCGACGGTGATCGTACAATCGATGAATCCTTGCAAGGTGTTGGATACGGGCTAGTGTGGTCAAAAGATTCCACTCGTGTTTACTATGTGCGTAACGATGATTCTTGGCGCCCATACCAAGTGTGGATGCATGTTATAGGGCACAATGTCGACGATGATGTGTTGATTTACCAAGATGATGATGAGCTATTCTGGGTGGGGATTGATGCTTCACGCGATGGGTCATGGCTCGTCATACAGTCCGAATCGAAGCTCACCGCAGAGGTTCACTTGTATTCCACCCAATCGCCAGAACGGTCGTTTATGGTGGCGCAACGGCGCAACGGGTTGCACTATACGGTTGAACCAGCGGGCGATTGTTTGCTGATTGTGCATAATCTTGACAATGAAGATTTCGATCTGGCCGTGGCGCCAGTTGGGCCAAGCGAGCCAGATACCTGGCAGCCTATTTACCGAGCTCAGTCAGGGCAGCGGTTGAGTGAGGTTATTGCTTTTAAAGACTTTGCTGTGCTCAATATGCGCGACGGTGGGGCGATGCAGTTGCGAGCCTTGAAGCGGGTTGAATCAGCCCGTGCTGAAACTCCAGCAGGTGCAGATCCTATCCTTGACGAGCAAGGCTACGCTGGTCCGGGTGCTTCTCCTGAAAATTGGCAAGATGCGGTTGTTCTCCCAACTGAAGAACTTGCTACATTGAACTTTTACGGCAACGAGATGTGGGATGCACGTGAAGTCGGATTCATTATCGAATCAGTTCTCACCCCAGATACGTTCCAACGTTGGAGCTTGGATACCGGTGAGATCGTCAGTGTGAAGCAAACCGAGGTTCCGCATTACGATGCGTCGAAGTTTGTGCAGTACCGCCAATGGGTAACTGCAGAAGATGGCGCCCAGATTCCCATGACGATCGTTCACCGTGCCGATCTGCAAAAAGACGGCACTAGTCCAGGCATCATCTACGGATATGGATCATATGAAATCTCTAATGATCCATGGTTCAGCCCAACAATCCTCTCTGCCCTTGAACGCGGAGTGGTCTATGCGATTGCGCATATTCGTGGTGGTGGCGAAATGGGCCGCTCATGGTATGAGAATGGAAAAATGCTCACCAAACGCAACACGTTCACAGATTTCGTGTCCTGTGCTCGGTGGATGGCTGATAGTGGACTAGTAGATAGCGAACGGTTAGCGGCTGAAGGTGGGTCAGCAGGTGGATTGTTGATGGGGGCGGTAACGAATTTGGCCCCAGATGCCTTCCGGGTTGTGCATGCCATCGTGCCGTTCGTCGATGCACTCACCACGATTTTGAATCCAGAATTGCCACTAACTGTGACTGAATGGGAAGAGTGGGGAAACCCGATCGAAAGTGCTGAAGTTTACCACTACATGAAGTCCTACACGCCCTACGAAAATATTGCGGCCGTGCAGTACCCAGCAATTCTTGCTTCTACCTCGCTCAACGATATCCGAGTAAGCTATATCGAGCCAACAAAATGGGTACAAGCATTGCGTGATACGGTCACCAACGACGAAATTGAGCGCCCGATCCTTCAACGTACTGAAATGGTTGCCGGGCACGGTGGTGGTTCTGGCCGGTATAAGAAGTGGGAAGAGCGCGCAGGGCAACTAGCGTTTATTTTCGATCACATCGGAGTGAACTAA
- the nrdE gene encoding class 1b ribonucleoside-diphosphate reductase subunit alpha translates to MVERIMTDTGEELIGENLDYHALNAQLNLYDAEGNIQFDADRQAARQFFLQHVNRNTVFFHSLEEKLEYLIEEGYYEPEIFEPYDPEFVKGLYKQAYAHKFRFPTFLGAFKYYTSYTLKTFDGTRYLERFEDRVVMVALTLASGDEALAKHIVDEIISGRFQPATPTFLNAGKKARGELVSCFLLRIEDNMESISRGINSALQLSKRGGGVALNLSNLRELGAPIKRIENQSSGVNPVMKLLEDAFSYANQLGARQGAGAVYLHAHHPDIMRFLDTKRENADEKIRIKTLSLGVVIPDITFELAKQNADMYLFSPYDVERVYGVPFTEISVTEKYEEMVNDKRIRKSKINARQFFQTLAEIQFESGYPYIVYEDTVNKANPIDGRITMSNLCSEILQVSEASTLNADLSYDYVGKDISCNLGSLNIAKTMDSPDFGRTVETAIRALTAVSDQTDITSVPSIARGNDMSHAIGLGQMNLHGYLGREKIFYGSEVALDFTNIYFYTVAFHAIRSSMEIARERGQKFDGFERSAYADGSYFAKYIEREWSPKTERVRELFADIHIPTTADWEQLRDDVATHGMYNQNLQAVPPTGSISYINHSTSSIHPIVSKIEIRKEGKIGRVYYPAAYLTNDNLEYYQDAYEIGPQAIIDTYAEATQHVDQGLSLTLFYPDTVTTRDVNKSYIYAWRKGIKSLYYMRIRQAALEGTEVDGCVSCML, encoded by the coding sequence ATGGTGGAACGAATCATGACCGATACTGGTGAAGAACTTATCGGCGAAAACCTCGATTATCATGCGTTGAATGCACAACTAAACCTCTATGACGCTGAGGGAAATATTCAGTTCGATGCTGATCGTCAAGCTGCCCGCCAATTCTTCCTGCAACACGTCAACCGCAATACGGTGTTCTTCCACTCCTTAGAAGAGAAGCTTGAATACCTTATCGAAGAAGGATATTACGAGCCAGAGATCTTTGAGCCTTACGATCCGGAATTCGTCAAGGGGTTGTACAAGCAGGCTTACGCCCATAAGTTCCGGTTCCCCACCTTCCTTGGAGCGTTCAAATACTATACTTCCTACACGTTGAAGACCTTTGACGGCACCCGCTACCTCGAGCGCTTCGAAGATCGTGTTGTTATGGTGGCACTCACGCTCGCCAGTGGAGATGAGGCACTCGCGAAACACATTGTTGATGAGATCATTTCAGGCCGTTTCCAGCCAGCAACCCCGACCTTCCTCAACGCAGGTAAGAAAGCACGCGGCGAACTCGTCTCCTGCTTCTTGCTACGCATCGAAGATAACATGGAATCTATTTCCCGCGGTATTAACTCTGCGCTCCAGCTCTCCAAGCGCGGCGGCGGAGTTGCGCTGAACCTATCGAACTTGCGGGAACTTGGTGCGCCGATTAAACGCATTGAAAACCAGTCATCCGGCGTCAACCCAGTCATGAAGCTCCTCGAAGACGCGTTCTCATACGCCAATCAGCTCGGTGCCCGCCAAGGCGCAGGCGCGGTCTACCTCCACGCACACCACCCAGACATCATGCGATTCTTGGATACGAAGCGTGAAAACGCTGACGAAAAGATCCGAATTAAAACGCTTTCGCTCGGCGTCGTTATCCCTGATATTACGTTCGAGCTAGCAAAACAAAACGCAGACATGTACCTGTTTTCGCCTTACGACGTCGAACGCGTCTACGGGGTACCGTTCACCGAGATTTCCGTGACGGAAAAGTATGAAGAAATGGTGAACGACAAGCGAATCCGTAAATCGAAGATCAATGCTCGCCAATTCTTCCAAACCCTTGCTGAGATTCAGTTCGAATCCGGCTACCCATACATTGTTTACGAAGATACCGTCAACAAAGCAAATCCGATCGACGGTCGCATCACGATGTCGAATCTGTGTTCAGAAATCCTGCAGGTCTCTGAAGCATCCACGCTCAACGCTGACCTTTCCTATGATTACGTCGGCAAAGATATCTCCTGCAATCTTGGCTCGCTGAATATTGCGAAAACCATGGATTCACCAGATTTCGGTCGCACAGTCGAAACTGCCATTCGTGCACTGACTGCTGTATCTGACCAAACTGACATTACTTCCGTGCCGTCAATCGCACGTGGAAACGATATGTCGCACGCAATTGGTTTAGGTCAAATGAACCTTCACGGTTATCTCGGTCGGGAAAAGATTTTCTACGGTTCAGAAGTCGCATTGGACTTCACCAACATCTACTTCTACACCGTCGCCTTCCACGCGATCCGTTCCTCGATGGAAATCGCACGCGAACGCGGGCAGAAGTTCGACGGCTTCGAACGCTCCGCATATGCAGACGGCTCCTACTTCGCCAAGTATATTGAACGTGAATGGTCACCAAAAACCGAACGTGTACGCGAACTCTTTGCTGACATCCACATCCCAACCACTGCTGACTGGGAACAGTTGCGCGACGACGTTGCCACCCACGGAATGTATAACCAGAACCTCCAGGCGGTACCGCCAACCGGTTCTATCTCCTACATCAACCATTCAACGTCATCGATCCACCCGATCGTATCGAAGATCGAGATTCGTAAAGAAGGCAAAATCGGCCGCGTCTACTATCCGGCAGCTTATCTCACTAACGATAACCTCGAATACTACCAAGACGCCTACGAAATCGGCCCACAGGCAATCATCGACACCTACGCTGAAGCAACCCAGCACGTCGATCAAGGCTTGTCATTAACACTGTTCTATCCAGATACTGTCACAACTCGTGACGTCAACAAGTCCTACATATACGCATGGCGCAAGGGCATCAAGTCGCTGTACTATATGCGCATCCGCCAGGCCGCTCTCGAGGGGACCGAGGTTGACGGCTGCGTCTCGTGCATGCTGTAA
- a CDS encoding DUF418 domain-containing protein codes for MTTNAISSPVPSTMSDRIVGLDLARSLAIMGMFWAHMTAYEPAGFFDGWLAQVPDGRSAITFALLAGVSVALMTGRQNPYVGERMYTARLRIVGRALVLFLAGGLLSSLGTSVVIILGFYGFWLLLALPFTHLSVRTLVWVAGVGAFAGPFLLILTKSAMAAGGLFVGSDPNSAFMTVMITGTYPGLQYGVFVIAGLAIGRCDMLAQARQLRLIAGGLVLMVGGYGLAYVATGGENTWPQHMPWDPLTSLLARDAAPRSLEGPLGWVFPSLGEFFSAEPHSATILETVGSGGFAITLLGVCLLIGSAVRYVLYPLAAMGSMPLTSYCGHVVAIYFFPDLEQSLSLTGFFVVLLTTMVFASIWKAMFSRGPLEWVAWRSGLLYSR; via the coding sequence ATGACGACGAACGCTATTTCTTCTCCGGTTCCATCAACCATGTCGGACCGTATTGTTGGCCTCGATCTCGCAAGATCGTTGGCAATTATGGGCATGTTTTGGGCACATATGACGGCCTATGAGCCAGCTGGCTTTTTTGATGGCTGGTTGGCTCAGGTTCCCGATGGCCGTTCAGCAATCACGTTTGCCCTGCTGGCGGGCGTCTCTGTCGCGTTGATGACTGGACGCCAGAACCCATATGTGGGTGAACGGATGTATACGGCTCGGTTGCGGATTGTGGGACGGGCTTTGGTGTTATTTTTAGCTGGTGGCCTTTTGAGTTCGTTGGGCACATCCGTGGTTATTATCTTAGGGTTTTACGGTTTTTGGCTGTTGTTAGCGTTACCGTTTACTCATCTCTCGGTGCGCACTCTGGTGTGGGTTGCCGGCGTCGGAGCGTTTGCTGGTCCGTTTCTTCTGATTCTGACTAAGTCAGCGATGGCTGCTGGCGGGTTGTTTGTGGGGTCAGATCCTAACTCAGCTTTTATGACAGTGATGATTACCGGAACATATCCAGGGTTACAATATGGGGTTTTTGTGATCGCTGGGTTGGCGATCGGTCGTTGTGACATGTTGGCTCAGGCTCGCCAGTTGCGACTTATTGCTGGCGGTCTAGTGTTGATGGTTGGTGGCTACGGCTTAGCTTATGTTGCCACTGGCGGGGAGAACACTTGGCCGCAGCACATGCCGTGGGATCCGTTAACGTCGCTTTTGGCGCGCGACGCTGCACCGCGTTCGCTCGAGGGCCCACTCGGGTGGGTTTTCCCATCGTTAGGCGAGTTCTTTTCGGCTGAACCACATAGCGCCACGATCTTGGAAACAGTCGGTTCGGGCGGTTTTGCTATCACACTTTTAGGGGTGTGTTTATTGATCGGCTCTGCCGTGCGTTATGTGCTGTATCCGTTAGCGGCCATGGGTTCTATGCCGCTAACCAGTTACTGTGGTCATGTTGTCGCTATTTACTTCTTTCCGGATTTAGAACAGTCCCTTTCACTCACCGGGTTTTTCGTCGTATTGTTGACAACGATGGTGTTCGCCTCGATCTGGAAAGCTATGTTTTCCCGTGGCCCCTTGGAGTGGGTGGCGTGGCGAAGCGGGTTGCTGTACAGCCGGTAA
- a CDS encoding low molecular weight protein-tyrosine-phosphatase, protein MKILVVCTGNICRSPMGAIVLQSQLDEAGIDASVTSAGVSSEESGHPVDSRAAKVLREKGYRVPLDHHAHQASDMELAHADLILAMTTGHARSLRRMMLSAGLSEEHISRIHLWREFDGTVQPGPAGVFGPGGPLEGQEKVKAGRGSDFYTSNGELDVLDPWYGDASGFYDTLDMVEAGARGIVEFVAKAHGQQ, encoded by the coding sequence ATGAAAATCTTAGTCGTATGCACAGGAAATATTTGCCGCTCGCCGATGGGCGCCATCGTTCTGCAATCACAACTCGACGAAGCTGGAATCGATGCCTCTGTCACGTCGGCCGGAGTGTCCAGCGAAGAAAGCGGACACCCGGTCGATTCGCGCGCTGCTAAGGTTTTGCGCGAGAAAGGCTACCGCGTCCCACTTGATCACCATGCGCATCAAGCCAGCGACATGGAACTGGCACACGCAGACCTGATCCTTGCCATGACCACCGGTCATGCACGTTCGCTACGCCGCATGATGCTCAGCGCAGGCTTAAGCGAAGAGCACATCTCCCGAATCCACCTGTGGCGCGAATTTGACGGAACCGTGCAGCCAGGCCCAGCCGGCGTGTTCGGACCGGGCGGGCCGCTGGAAGGACAAGAGAAAGTCAAAGCCGGACGCGGTTCAGACTTCTACACTTCGAACGGCGAACTCGACGTCCTCGATCCATGGTACGGTGACGCTTCCGGATTCTACGACACGTTGGATATGGTCGAAGCGGGCGCTCGCGGAATTGTGGAATTCGTAGCGAAAGCGCACGGACAGCAATAG
- the nrdI gene encoding class Ib ribonucleoside-diphosphate reductase assembly flavoprotein NrdI, which produces MVYLVYFSSATENTKRFVEKLGFPADRIPLLPTQEPLVVNDDYVLIVPTYGGGNQRGAVPKQVIKFLNNEQNRSHIRGVISGGNTNFGEAYGLAGDVISAKLHVPHMYRFELLGTPGDVQKLREGLTQWWNES; this is translated from the coding sequence ATGGTTTACCTCGTCTATTTTTCGTCAGCAACCGAAAACACTAAGCGCTTTGTTGAAAAGCTAGGTTTTCCAGCTGATCGAATACCACTCCTCCCTACCCAAGAACCGCTCGTTGTGAACGATGATTACGTGTTAATCGTTCCAACGTATGGTGGGGGCAATCAACGTGGTGCAGTACCCAAACAAGTGATCAAATTCCTCAACAATGAGCAAAACCGGTCGCATATCCGCGGGGTTATATCTGGCGGAAACACAAATTTTGGCGAAGCGTACGGTTTGGCAGGCGATGTTATCTCCGCCAAACTACATGTACCCCACATGTATAGATTTGAATTATTAGGCACTCCTGGTGATGTGCAGAAACTGCGCGAAGGATTAACACAATGGTGGAACGAATCATGA
- the nrdF gene encoding class 1b ribonucleoside-diphosphate reductase subunit beta, translating to MSDKIKLIDSVQAINWNKIIDEKDQEVWDRLTGNFWLPEKIPLSNDIQSWNTLKPHEQLMTTRVFTGLTLLDTIQGTVGAISLIPDAVTPHEEAVYTNIAFMESVHAKSYSSIFSTLISSQEIEETFRWSEENEFLQKKAKIVLDYYRGDDAEKRKVASTMLESFLFYSGFYAPMYWSSHAKLTNTADLIRLIIRDEAVHGYYIGYKYQQAVKKSSPERQAELMDYTYSLLEDLYENEEGYTESLYDEMGLTEDVKMFLRYNANKALMNLGYEALFPADQTAVNPAILAALSPNADENHDFFSGSGSSYVIGTAEATEDDDWDF from the coding sequence ATGAGCGACAAGATTAAACTTATTGACTCAGTGCAAGCCATCAACTGGAACAAAATTATCGATGAAAAAGACCAGGAAGTCTGGGACCGTCTCACCGGAAACTTCTGGCTACCTGAGAAAATCCCGCTGTCGAATGACATCCAATCCTGGAACACCCTCAAGCCGCATGAGCAACTCATGACCACCCGCGTCTTCACCGGCCTTACGCTACTGGACACGATCCAAGGAACCGTTGGCGCGATCTCGCTTATCCCAGATGCTGTCACACCGCACGAAGAAGCGGTCTACACCAACATCGCATTCATGGAATCAGTGCACGCCAAGTCCTACTCCTCGATCTTCTCTACCCTGATCTCTTCCCAAGAAATCGAAGAGACCTTCCGCTGGTCAGAAGAAAACGAGTTTCTGCAAAAGAAAGCGAAAATTGTACTCGACTACTACCGCGGCGACGATGCCGAAAAGCGCAAGGTCGCATCCACCATGCTCGAATCCTTCCTTTTCTACTCCGGTTTCTACGCACCCATGTACTGGAGCTCGCACGCCAAACTCACCAACACCGCAGACCTCATCCGTCTTATCATTCGCGACGAAGCGGTCCACGGCTACTACATCGGATACAAGTACCAGCAGGCAGTGAAGAAGTCTTCGCCCGAGCGCCAAGCAGAGCTCATGGACTACACCTACTCCTTGCTTGAAGATTTGTACGAGAACGAAGAAGGTTACACCGAGTCGCTCTATGATGAGATGGGGCTGACCGAAGACGTCAAAATGTTCCTGCGCTACAACGCCAACAAGGCGTTGATGAACTTAGGATACGAAGCCCTCTTCCCCGCTGATCAAACCGCAGTCAACCCAGCTATTTTGGCGGCACTATCGCCAAACGCTGACGAAAACCACGACTTCTTTAGCGGATCTGGTTCGTCCTACGTCATCGGTACAGCAGAGGCCACCGAAGACGACGACTGGGACTTCTAA
- the nrdH gene encoding glutaredoxin-like protein NrdH, translated as MSITLYTKPACVQCTATKRALLKNGLSFSEVDLTQDPQALETVKALGYQQAPVVFADGDHWSGYRPDLIKRLAVAASPVAMRA; from the coding sequence ATGTCGATCACTCTTTACACCAAGCCTGCGTGTGTCCAGTGCACTGCCACGAAGCGAGCGCTGTTGAAGAATGGTTTGTCTTTCTCCGAAGTGGATCTCACTCAAGATCCACAAGCCCTCGAAACAGTTAAGGCACTTGGCTATCAACAAGCTCCTGTTGTTTTCGCAGATGGCGATCACTGGTCGGGTTACCGCCCAGATCTGATCAAGCGCCTCGCTGTTGCTGCTTCGCCAGTTGCTATGCGCGCTTAA